A stretch of DNA from Phalacrocorax carbo chromosome 16, bPhaCar2.1, whole genome shotgun sequence:
GTGCAACGCTAACACAGCAGTGTAAGCACAAAAGGCTAGCTTCTTTAATATTACAGACAAGAGTTTAAATGTAGCCAGGctgaaagcagcatttcttgTCATCTCTTTTTCAAGCAACACAGACCaggtatttttattcctttttatattttttttataacaaaGAACttgtaggaaatatttttgcaagcaCCTCTTCATAAAAGTAGCCAGTCCTTCCCCTAAATCAAGATGTTGTTCTACTACACTTAGAAACTCAGCGAGGAATAAGAACTGAGACCCAAGTTGGACTCGGCTGACTTGGAGGGGACGGTGCAGAGAAACTATTAATTGTAACGTCAAGAAAGGAAATTCACAATAAGAAGTTGACTGTGGAAAAGCTCATGTGTGGCAGAACAGATGGGAGAGACTGTTGTAGGCTTAGGGAGCAGTCTGACGCTGACACCAAGACGGAGAAGACCGAGGAAGCAGCAAGACAAGACTGGGATATTCAAAAGGGATATGAGGGAACATCATTAGAGATGTGGGTTGGGTAAGATTGCAGAGGGTTCTTCAAATGAGAATGAGGAATTCAAATTTaatgcagaagccacaggaGAGAGTCAAGGGTCAGAATAGCGCAGCCAGAGAAGCAAGAGACAACTAACATGACATTTTTAATACACCAGAGAAATGGATggtgaaaacagaagacaaaccAAGTCACGGAGATCAGGGTAAGAGTTCGGAGTGAGAACAGAGAAGGAGGGATGAGTTTCCGTGAGACaatacagcaaaagaaacagcagctctTGGCAAGGACctaaacagggaaaaagaaagagcaagaagTGATATCTGGGAAGCTACCCAGGGTCAACACAGGACAGAAGTTGTGAGGGATTAGGAGAAGTAGCAGCTTGACTTCTACAAATTGAGTGTGCGATGGCAGCTACGCAGACAAGAACAGATGAAGGATGGAAGAGACTGGAAGGGAGGCTGAAAGCTACAGCAGGGATCTGAGAACTGCTAATGAGAATAGCGCTTTCTCATTTTTGttccttgaaaaaataaaaatacattcaagCTAGACTGGGCAATTTCTCATTCCTCCTCATCCCCCCCAACTCCTCCAGCCAATACTCCCGACTAACCTGGCATTTGAAACTCTTCAAATACTCGGCCCCCACCTGATCTTCTCGCTCAAACCCCGGTGCTTTCTTGTAGCTGCCGGCTGCTGTTACAGAGTCTGGAGGAAAACCAATGGTCTCCAAGCTGTGTGGCTTTCCAATGGCGCCAGGAGGAGACCCACATATATTAGATGGGCTTCCGAGACTGCTGTTCCTACAAAGAATCTAATAGAAGGAACAAGTGTCAGGAAAGTATAGCCAGCCAGTAGCGACAACTCGAAGAGGAGAGGCACCCCGCAGAAGAGCTCATTCACTTCACTGTGCATTGATTATACTGACAGTCAACACAAGCATACAGGCTTCCAGTAAAGAGTAATTAAAAACCAGGACAGAGCTCCAGTAGATACTGGATTTATACAGTCCCACAATTACGGTTTTACTGCCATTACTTTGTACTGGAGTGCAGTCTTATAAAACCCAACCTACAGCTCTAGTGACATTTATTGTTTTTGAGGCCTCGGATGTGACCGATCAAGTTTCCAAACCTGACCAAAactccctctgctctccttcgGCTACGGTGGATCCTGTCTGCACTCTGAGTAGTAGAGTGAAACCTGGAAAGGTGCTATGGCAGTCAGAACAACCAAGCGTATCTGAGCTACGTGTAACACCGTGCCTTTTGCTTTCCAGTTGGAAATCTGAAAGTTTTAATGCAGGCACAAGGCAAGTATCAACAGCTGCATTAAAACACCCAAGGATTTCCAACAGCTCCATTCTTCAGACTAATAGCAGGGATCACAACCACATGCAACAAGGCTAGTTTTGCACTGTAGATGAAGCCACAGACAGCAGCAAAGGAGATTAAGATGAGTTTTTGAGAAAGCGCCTACCTGGATCAATGCAGATATCCCATTTCTCTGGGACAAGAAATGATTTGCCTGCACTGGCAAGCATGACTCTGCTTCAGACAACATTTCGACAGCTACTGCTATCACAGATTCAAATGTGGCACAATCTGGGCTAGCATTAGAAAGAAGGAGCATCCTAcagtgttttgattttatttttatacagacATTCTGCTGTCCATGCTTCCCTACAGTCGCAAAGATACTACTCACTGTGGTGGAGGTGGGGCTAGTTGGCAGAGTTCCTGATTTATTCCACACCTACAgtacaaatacaaaacagaacagGCCATGTGAGGCTGGCTGCTAAGAGGGACCTTTTTTGCCGATTAATTCATCGTGTAAAGTGATCACCAGCAAAGCCATATTTGTTTGCAAGCTACATACAGATGCCCTGTGGAGTGATGAAGTCACAGAAAGACATGTGTTGCCGTTTGGCATATATCCAAGGATTAGGAAGACTGTTTAAAAGACTAAGAGTCTGAGATAAAAAAAGACCTAAACAGTCTATTAAGTGGAAGGTATTTTCAattttgctgcagttttcaGAGAATTTAGATGACACATTCACAGGGTGAAGGGATGAAGGGGCTTTGGTTTTTGCTGCTTTCCACAGTGCTATTTAGTGAGAGAAAGTATTATGTCCCGGCTTTTGAAGATCTGTTTGGAATTCTAGCTGCAATCGAATTCAGGAGAACTATGAACTGTTAGGTTGGCTTTGGCactaataaaattaaactatcagcttctctttttcaaaGAGGGGGATAAGATAGAACAGAGGTCCTAAATGAGTTCACCCCATTCTGGCCAGTTTCAAATGAGTTTAAACTCATGTCATTTTACCTTCTCAAAACCTCGACCAATCATTTGAAAAGGTTACACACCTTATCAAGAGCAGTGCAAACAGGAAAGACTtcacaaactaaaaaaaagaaacccagcaaaaaTGAAGTGGTCTGGCATTCCATGGGCTTCTTATCGGTCTGTGTTTATCTGTCCAGCATTTAAAGATCTTCCTTCTTGTAAGTGCAACTAAAATAAAGTACTACCAACGATCTGGGGCATTACTTAAACACATTCCAGAGTTTAGCTATCTCCAGAAGTAGGAGAGGGAGGGCATCAAGGATATCCTCTAATGCAACACACAATATGCACAGGCTAAACCTCTGAGATTACATATGTAAACAAACTCAATTGTAGTTATGTACTTTAGACATTGTTGGCTCACAGCCTTTAATTAGAGTACTTGGAAACTAAGCCCAATATGTACCTCCAGACAGGAAGGAGTTGGACTTCATGTGCGGATGTATTCCACTTTCCTGAAAGTACATCCACAAACTTCCCACATAAAAGAAGGCTTCGAAATTTTATAGGTGAGGGGACAACACTAAAGCCACTGAATTGTATGTTCAAAACAAATAGATCCCTTTAAAGAGTGTGGAGCTGAAATcgaaaagaaaaatgctgtatcTTTTGGGCTTTCGGATActtaagatttcttttcttgGGAAAAAGAAGTACTCGGAGAAACCCAGATTTATGAAGTACGGACAAGGCTTCCCCACAGAGCTACATACGTTGCTAAGGTCTGGGGCATGTGGGCTGGAAGGGCTGACCGGAACAGAATCGCCAGCTGCTGACGGCATATACATCACAGGGCCTGTCTGTGTCGGGCTAGACACAGCCGAGGACTGCTGTAAATCTTCACTGAGCGCAGGCTCTGGAAGAAATAAACACACATGGAATGTTACTCAAAGCTGTACAATCGCAATGGAGCACAAGACACTTAGGAACAAGAATATTTAAGATATTCTTGAGAGAAGAAATATTCCACAAGTACCTACTTATAAGTATAGAAGCAAGGAGAAACCTTATCTGGCAAATGGCTACTACTTATCTAATATTCCTTGCAGTATTCCTGCCACCACTCGTACACTATGCTGCCCTTTAGTCCATTAACGCTGCTCCAAAGTTATCTCCCCTGTGTGAGTTGTGTTTTATTCGCTCAGCTGTCTTGAACTGAGCAGAGCTTCCTTCATTGCTAGGCACAAAGTTGATGGGTCCATTATAATTAGCTGAGGGAGATAAGATCCCATCTGTGCTCAGTACACACCACTACCAAAAAAAAGGGAGTGTTACATAAAAAGGCACAGACAAAAAGGAATTGTCATTGGATTGGAAGGTaaagcagagatgctgcagacTTGTAGTATTTACATCTAGCACAACTCAGCATCTTTACAAAAACTACAGAACAGACACTAAGCCTGTATCACAATACCTTTAAAGTACTGCTTTCAACACATTTCTTGCTAACAATCAGCAAAGCTCGTGCTAAGAGCAGATATAACATATAGGCTCCtgttattttaattgaattaGGCCCTCAGTGTTCACCTTGCTCAGAAAGGACTAGAAGATACAATTCCGTAAGACAGCACAAAAAATAACCAGGTTGGAATGACCCAAGTGCCACAGAATGTTACTCTGGCTTTGAAGTAGTAAAGTATCAAGTGCAGTAATCTTGTTAGGAATACGCATCTCCTGACCAAAATACTGTTATGCACTAGGGAGTTGGCTAAACTCTGTTTCTTTAGCAAGACTCCATTCTCCCTTAAGCTGGATCATACTGTGTAGTTGCGCTACTGTGTTTCGGGGCATCATAGCCCACAGCTCCAGCTATAATTACTGCTTGTCCACAAGTCTTCCTATACAAGGAACTGCATAACCTGTAGGGAATTTACTCTCACCATCCCCTGACAAAGCCAGCAATTACTAATTCCACCGTTTACAAAGGATAATCAAATACAAAGAGGTTTGCTCAAGGCCATGTATTGAGTCAGTATCAGAGCCCATCTACTGACTTCTGAGTAACCTGCTCTAATTGCTGCAACTTCAACGGTGAGACTGGAGTGCAGAAACTGAGTAGGAGCCCTAGGACCAGGAGCTAACCATTTATCTATAAATATTACTACCCACCTGAATCTAGAGCCCCCACAACCGAAACAGCATCACTAGTTCACAGATGATGGAAGTGAGGACTGAAATAATGCCATATAAATCAGGGAGCTAGCGGGAAAAGAGGATTTgaggaaaagcagacaaaaagctGCACGTTTTTCTCCTCCAACCTGACTGAAACCTAATTTACACCTGATTTAAACTCTAAGCAAAACTTTGTAAATAGTAAaatagcatttaatttttaaaacagatcaATACATTCTCTATAATCAGCAATTTTATcctcagctttttaaaatacactttgcAACTTTGCTAGGTACAGTTCATCCATGTACAGAAGAGAAGCAGCTCCCCCTGTTCCAGTCCTCCTAAACTGACATACAGAGAACTGAGCAAGCGAGAGGGAACAGAGGGAGGGATTTCAAGAGACAGCGCAGAGCGTGCTACAGGCTAAGTCCTTACAGACCCCCTActgccttcagctctgccaacaCCTCCCACACTAGCACAGTTTTATAGGAATTATCAAAGTTAatactttgcttttgaaaatcattCACAGAAGCTCTAGCTTAGTGGCCCTATATTTTAAACTATCTCTTTTGGCCAGAAGCTCTCCATAGCTCAGATATCCATGAAAGACGAGAGAAGCAGCCCACGTACGTTCTACATGTGCAAAGGCACAGAAGGGTCCTCGGGGACAGCTGCCAGACTGCTGCATATCATTGCATTTGGTGGATTTGTAGATCtaaggatgggaaaaaaaaacaaaaaaaaacaaaccagacatgaacaggaaaaaaaacagtgaccGGCAGCCCAGGTACAAAAGTACTATGAAGAGACTCGACAGCAAGGTAGGAACACAGATAAAAGGCACAAAGGCCAGCAGAGTTCAGGGTGACCATTTCAGCGCTTTacttcaaagaaaggaaaacccaCTGTAGTTACAGAAACACCAAAATAGGCCCATCACAGCTCAGCTCACCCAAAGCTTAACCCATCACGCATCAGCTCACCCAAAGGCCACCATTTACCATAAGGTCCCTCAGTCTCACTGGAAGCTCCATTGATATTGCAAATGGTAAAAAGTAGGAAACAGCTGACAGATGACAGCACAGGAAGGTACGGCCACACGTTtgcaaggaaaataacaaaccaTTGACAATGACTGTAGGAAATGGATTATTCCCTTTCCCCCCAGTTTGACAGGCGGTGACAATGGTTACTTTGCCGATACAGGCCCAACAAAGCTTTTCAACACTGTAACATGAAGCAGACTAGGACAGGGTCTTAATTACACTTTCTGCAGGGATACTGGAATGCTCTGGGCATGCTCACAACTAAGAGTTTAGTGGGTTTTAGCACCAGTTTGTGGGTATCTATGGTTTGGTGCGATCATCGCCAACCAAGAATTTTTCTCAGGGGAAACAGATGCTGTATGCTCACCTGCAAACCCACATCATGCTTTCGAAAGGACCCCCATACATGGGACTGCTCTTACACTTGAGTTCTCCCTACTTTTCTTACCTCCTCCCATATGGTCTACCTAATGCAAAGGCACCCCCTGCCAAGCAGCTGGATTTCAGCTTACTTCCAACAGGCAGTTTCTCCGTATCCCAGGACCACATGCAAGCAGCCCACGTACTCTCCCAGCTGGCACGCTAATTTACTTCATAAGCCTggaatgcttttgcttttctggtcAGCTACCAAACGGAGCGAGCAGGTTACCGTACCTCTGGATGGAACTGCTGTTCTGTGCGAGTGTGGCAGTATTGGCATGAGTCCCCATTTTCACACTTACTGGGATCTCCCCACTCGTCTCCATGTTTCACACTGGGACATGGCGAAGATCTGTGTAAATAAGGTCGCAGGAGAATGCATCAGACCCACAAATGCTTTGAGCTTTGCTTCCTCAGCCGGGAGGCAGGTTCAGCTGCTCTATCTGTTTGGCTGGCCgctgcctccccagcccccacctTGCTGCTACCGCAtcttcttccccctcttcccATTTCCCGGTGAAAGAAACATGGCTTAGCTCTCCATCTGAAACCGAATACAACCCGAACCAACATAACTTAACAATATTAGCAGCTGATGTGATTAGTGTCAGAGATGCTGGGTCTGGTTTCTGTTTTGGAACTGTACGTTCATAGAAAGCTAATAAGTTAATTGGCTAATCCTAAAACACATAATACCCTTACAGTGGTACGTTTCCAGGGTTTTAGTATGGCCATGTGGAAAAGGGGCTGAGTCAGGTCACTGGGGAAAAGGCAAGTCCATtttctccctcccagccaggaACAGTTCTTTTTCCCAGTTCTGAATTTTTGCCGTGACCTACTTCCCCCACTCTTTACGCTCTTAACCATACCCTCGAAAAACAGCAGAGGGAAGCAGATATCAGCAGCGGATGCCTGCAGGAAAGAGGCAGCCACATCAGCTGGGGGTGGGTAAAGCAACACAGAAGTGAGCGGAGAACGGGAGGGAAGAAGCTTTCACCTCTTCCCTTCCCAACACACCCAGGCAGGGGCAGAAAACGCATCGCTGCTGCCTGAAGACTGGCTTGgtgtttctctttctcctgaAGGTGTTgggattaaataaataaaaatcaaaggaacGTTAGTTTTTTAAATATGGGCTTTCAGTGCTGATTCAAAAATTTCTGTGaatgctgggggtggggaagggaagtGAGAACATCCATGGCATTTTCTCTCCCCGCTTTCTGGTCTGCTCTTATGTCTTTCAAAAAGGAACTAAGGAAAAGCCCCACTGAGACCACAACAAAAGCTCTGTTGTGTCGGAGGAAATGAGGGCCTATAAATTGGATGAAACGCGTTCAGGGAGACATGGCATGCTGAAAATCCAGCGACAGCTGAGTGACGAGAACACCCTGGTGCCTCAAAAGCACGCTCTGTGGCAGTCGGTTAGGAATGCATGTCCAGCTACAGTACTGGCCACGCCATGCCTCGCGATCCCCATCACCAGGCACCCACAACCAGCAGCTTCATGATCCTGAATCCTTTACcatgaaaacacagctgtgtGAGTTTGTTTCTAGATGGGGGTTAaacctttcttttgtttcctttttcctgcaCTGCTTTCTAAAGCAGGAGTTTGTACGGTAAGGGAAGGCCAGACACAGGTTCTATTTGCCTTACAGCCAGGGCTGTAACATGATTTAGCAACAGTCATTTATTAGAGACACTGGTTCCTATATACAACAAAACTCCTTGTTTAACTTGTTATCCTCTTTCCTAGGCAGAAATAACAGTCCATCACATTTGCCACTACAGGCCTTGGAGACACACTAAAAAAACTCATCTAGTGGACAAAGTCCTAGATCCTTCATTACAGatttcatagaattatagaatcattaaggttggaaaagacctctaggatcatcaagtccaaccatcaacccaacaatagcatgtctcctaaatcacagaatgtccAGGACCATGTTACCTGTATTTGTGTTTTCTCGGGCTTCTTCTTCTGTCTTTGCTATTGTGGTAGTAGGGACAGGCATAACCCTGGCGACAGAGACGGGGAGGTTTCTTACATTGCTCTGTCTTGTAATTTCCCAACACGTACGTTGTATCTGCAAAAGAAGGAACCAGTTAGCGGGAGATGACCGTGATCTGTATTTACTATACAAAAGTTTTCGAGGGGAGCAGGCACTCCACAAACACCAGACTTTCCCAGCGCCACAGACCCTAAGTGACACTCACCTTGCCACCTTGGCTCCTCACTCAGTATTTTCTCTATCATAGCATGGCTAGCAGCGACTGCAGACTGACCCTCTATGCCACCTTCTGATGTAGTCTGACCATTCTGCAAAGCCTCCATCGCCTGAAGCTCCCTTCGTGGACAGAGTTAAATGAATATACAGACTGAGCAGGTGAAGAGACAGGTGAAGGTGTATAAACACTGACATACTGGAGCACAGTAACAATTCCTAAGCAGGTGCATTTCattcatgcatttttttgtcAGCAAATCTCTAGTCAAACAGCAACTGCAATTCATGTTCTTCATTCCCTGGGAATTCCAGACGCATTATTTTGACCCCCCAGACTCCAAACCACGGCACAACTAGTTTGAAGTGTGCTCCCTTTCCCCATTTTGAGTATCCTCCCTGGAGATTTTGTAGATTTGCCTTATTAGGAAGGGATATATCATCATCGCTCCAGCACTAAGCTTTTCACGCTGAAGTAGTCCTGTCCTTCAACCGTCTAGCTTTTCATTTGGGTACAGAAATTACCCTTTCCATAAAGAGCCCCAGCCTCTACTAACCTGATGTCATACACCGGAGAGCGTAGGTCATGGGGCCCATGAGCGAATGCGCAGTGGACTCCGTTCTTTGTGCAGTTTCCCTTGGAGTCTGTCTCATGAATGCAGATTCCAGTTTTGTAGTAGCGCAAGTGATACCTCCTCTCTGTGTCTCCAGTAGTTCTATGCAAGAAGGGGCACCTGAGGTACAGGAGGAGGGCAAGAACAGCCTGAGTTTGGTCACGCAGGTGATGGACTCCACACTAACAGAGGACATATTGCCGATACAGGATGCTGTAGTTGACACCACCTTTGCTAACTCTGCCTCTTCTCCTGTGCTGTGCCTTCCAAAGCTACACAGAACCCCTAAACCTGTCACCACACAGTATAATAGCTTCCCTCCCCAAAAGACAACTGGATTACTAAGCCAGCAGCAGCTTATTGTTCTAGCCTAGTGACTGCCACAGATCTGGAAACGATCAAGAACACTGTGAAGGCGTTCCGATATACTAGCCATGACTGAAGGGACATCACATGGCACACACCATTTCCTCAGCAGCCCCTCTAGACTTCGTGCTGTTACTGTTTCCTGCTGATGTACTCCTAGAGGGCTGCAACAGTCTATAGCGAGATGCATCCTTTATGCAGCGCACAGGACAAGACACGAGAATTACAATACTACCATTTTAACTGGCGTTTTATTTCCCCCCTTGAGCAGAAAAGAACAATCTACACTGAGTAGTAATAAAAAACAAGAGCAAGATGGAATAGATGAAGTTTAGATATTGCAGCATCAAGctaaaaaatacaaatcagCAAAGAGTTCTGAGATGGCAACAGTTTTCATTTACTGAGTTTGAGCCAGACATGAACAAGTGATCTAGAAGCCAAAGCCCCCCAATATCCTATTTCCAGTCCCTTCTAGTTCTCTTCTAACGATGAAGAAAGTACTGAAACCGAGGCCTCAGGCTGGGGGATCATTCCATTCTGCTGTAGTCACAAGATCTTTACTTaatcaggtaaaaaaaaaaattgttttcccgataaatagcatttttctgtgtgtttatacTGGCACCATGAAAGGGAACTGGAATTCCATCTTTCTATAGCATCTCTATATAAAACACTCCCTATACTTGACCACAGTTTGGCTACACTATTTATTCTTCCAGATCTGTCATGTGGCTAAAGTTATATTACTGGGTTAACCCTTTCATTGCTGGAGTCTGCCACATATGCAGTAGAAACACTTGCACTTCTGCTCCAGTTAAACTTACCGCAGTCACAGGGAGAGAAGCCCCAACAAAACAGACTCTTCCTCATGTTGCCTTATTCTGGGCACCTGCCATTTCCCTGATGGCTTCTTAAAAGTTCAGGAAGTCAAAATAAACTGGCAAGTAACCAATGTGATTTAAAAAGCTGGGGATAGTTAATTAGGGGGCAGACTAGAGGACAAAGCTCCTCCTCTTTCAGCAAGCTGTTAAAAACTAAGCTACCCTGCTAGTGAGCAAGAGCTATTATTTGACAGACAGGGACTTAGGGGAACAGAGTCCTTCTCAGTCCATTCACCAGCAAGCTGTTTTTCACACCTTGACTTTGCCAAAGATTCCCAGGCCCGTGAGGACACCGAACGATGCAAGAGCTGAATTCCCATCTAAGTGACCCGTAGGATCATCTCTGCAGCAGGCCGGGAGCACACGGGTTGGTGTGACAGTTTTTACATCTGTTCTCATGTTACGCatgttacaaagctgctttactGCTGACTTGCCTCATCTCTACGAGAACTGGCTGGAATCATCACCTGGCCTGATCCCAAAAGCCTAATGCCTGAAAAGCAGGGTGCAGTCTTTACTTACTCATCCCCTTCTGGGCAGATGCCTGTGGTCTCATCATACTTGGTACAGTAAATGTCAGGGCTGTAGTTAAATGTACCATCCCGGCGGCGGATAGATCTGCGACGACGCTGGTTGACAAAGTGCCAGTGGAAACAAGTGTAGGGCCGGTGCTGGGTGCACTTGTGCTGCACGAAGAGAGGGCACTGCTCCGTGCGGAACTCCTTCAGGTAACTGCAGGCAGAAATCCAACAGCAGGAGGTCAGGACCAGGATGCTGGCCAGAGGCAATACCCACCCGCCCCGCAGAGTCCAGGCCAAACCCAGCCTGCGTCCGTCACGGAGACCTGATGTCCTTCCCACACCCTCCCCGGCTCTCCCTCTCACTAACGGAGGCTGCCGCGTGTCTGGAACGGGAAGATATCAGTTACCAGGGCAGTGAACACAAACACGAATGCTAACGATAGCAGAGGTTTGGTGTCGTTGTAAAGAGGCTTTCATGAGCTTAGAAAATAGTTTGTGAGAAAACCAGAACTCTTAAGTACCTTTCTATCCATTTCTATCTCTAACTCTGAGACCTATCTGGGCAAAAAGGGGTTTCCTTCCCTAAAGATATAtgttcagtttaaaaaacaaaacaaaacaaaaccccaaataaaatACACTTCCTTGTAGCCATGTTTAAAGCTTCAAGTTACTAAGAAAGACTTTTAGAAGACTCTCCTCCGGGTTTAACTCTGCTTCTTCTTCAGCACGTGGTTGactatgaaattaaaattaattaatttctctcttgCAATCTCGTGAATTCAGGACTCAATCTTGGAAAGTGGGATAACTATCCTCAAACTCCTGCAtgtttctgtgctttatttttaatatgtaattCTCTGAAAGTACGTGCCTTTTATCCCGAGAACTACAGAAGTCACAAGCTTTTATTTGTGACACTAATAACAGCCTCTAAACCCAGATTGTAGAGGATTACAAAATGCTTTAGATCAACATAATGATCTGCCTGCGATCTGTGTGTAGGTGCTTACAAAATCCACGCTGCCTGAACCCCACCAGCTGCCCTGCATTTATTGGGAACGTACGAACAGCTCAGGTAGCTCAGACCCGAACCCGTCCCGTTTGGGTCTCAGGGTCACCTGCAGGAGCAACACAGAAGGCCCAGAGCAAGCAGGCGCGGGGTAACTGCATCCCACAACAAATCACATTCCGGTCTCTTACTTTTAAAGGTCAGTTTAAGCAGCGAGCAGCGAAATTTGTCGGTCAAAATAGAAGTGCTGGTAATCTGTTGGAAGCAACAGGATGATATAACAGCAAATGTGGGCTCATTTTAAACTGCTTATGTACTCCCAGGCAACAAAGCGGAGTACAGGAATTTGTCAAGCGTTCATTCCCATAGCAGACATCTTTCTAACGTGTTTCTAAATAAATGGAAAGCTGTCTGATACCCAGAGATGTATCTACAGATAATGCCATCATGCCAGATTCATTCTGAAAGCAACATCTGTAAATAAagcttcctttcctctttaCCCCTGGCTGAAGAGAAAGCCTCGGGAAAACGCACAAATTCAAGTTGTTTTGTTTACTACGAAGAGAGAACACCGCTGGCTTCCCTACATTAGATTTTGCAAGCATGAAAGGATAAAAGCTCTCCCTCCTCTTCATCCTCCACAACTTGCAAGATCCACCGCTTCGGACCTGCGAACGCTCGGGGCTGGAGAGCCTCGCAGCCGGCTGTAAGCCCTTGTCAACCCAAACCCATCTGTCCTCCACAGTCCAGCCTGGCTGGAACAGTATCTACATCGGGGGCCCAAGGCTTAACATCAGAAGAACCAGAGCCGGCGTGCAGAAGCAGGTCTGTTTGGAGGAGCTGAGGGCTAACAACATCACTTTGTTCCTGTTCGCTTTTAAAAAGCCAGCTCCATTCAAGTGGAGATCCCTACTCCAACCGCAGCAGCAATTCATCTGAAAACTGAATGCCGCAGTAAAATTAATCCATTCTTGAAAAGTTTTCCAAGCTGTCAGACCAAGTAGAGTTGTAAAAGGCAAAATTCCACAGATTATTTTATCTGTCGGCGCGCTAGTAAGACTTTGAACAAAGGCAACTATAACAACATTTAGGTTAGAAAGTGAATTAAGTAAACTTGAGCAGCACGTCACTTAGGCTGCCGTCCAGAGACCCTACACAGTCACCCGCCAGTCCCTTCCACCTCTGCGTCCCCACCCACACGTCAGAGACACGAGGTTCAGGTTACTCCCATTTTACATACGGGGAAACCGTAAAACAGCTGGCTATGTGCCCTGGCCAGTATCACACAGCGATCGGAGTTGACAGCAGAAACCAAGGGCATTTAAACTCCTCCATCTTCAGTGGAGTGAGTCCTGGGCTTAATGTGAAGA
This window harbors:
- the UNK gene encoding RING finger protein unkempt homolog isoform X1 — encoded protein: MSKGPVAGGPAAAGPASAASALQAQPEKPQHYTYLKEFRTEQCPLFVQHKCTQHRPYTCFHWHFVNQRRRRSIRRRDGTFNYSPDIYCTKYDETTGICPEGDECPFLHRTTGDTERRYHLRYYKTGICIHETDSKGNCTKNGVHCAFAHGPHDLRSPVYDIRELQAMEALQNGQTTSEGGIEGQSAVAASHAMIEKILSEEPRWQDTTYVLGNYKTEQCKKPPRLCRQGYACPYYHNSKDRRRSPRKHKYRSSPCPSVKHGDEWGDPSKCENGDSCQYCHTRTEQQFHPEIYKSTKCNDMQQSGSCPRGPFCAFAHVEQPALSEDLQQSSAVSSPTQTGPVMYMPSAAGDSVPVSPSSPHAPDLSNVWNKSGTLPTSPTSTTILCRNSSLGSPSNICGSPPGAIGKPHSLETIGFPPDSVTAAGSYKKAPGFEREDQVGAEYLKSFKCQQAKMKSHSLEHRSQEQPLLQPKQDILGILPVGSPLTSSISSSITSSLAATPPSPAGTSSIPGMNANALPFYPTSDTVESVIESALDDLDLNEFGVAALEKTFDSSTVPHTSGIMIGGSLLQSSAPVNIPGSLGSSASFHSASPSPPVSLSSHFLHQPQGHLSQSESTFLGTSASHGSLGLNGMNSSIWEHFASGSFSPSTSPAFLSGPGAAELARLRQELDEANGTIKQWEESWKQAKQACDAWKKEAEEANDRANTANMECELAREQREALELQVKKLQEELERIHTGQDPQFLRSFSDLETLSLSSLYTLQKQLRANLEKVDKAVFQMQSVKCLKCQEENRVVLPCQHAVLCETCAEEGECPICHPNRPHSLQS
- the UNK gene encoding RING finger protein unkempt homolog isoform X5 — its product is MSKGPVAGGPAAAGPASAASALQAQPEKPQHYTYLKEFRTEQCPLFVQHKCTQHRPYTCFHWHFVNQRRRRSIRRRDGTFNYSPDIYCTKYDETTGICPEGDECPFLHRTTGDTERRYHLRYYKTGICIHETDSKGNCTKNGVHCAFAHGPHDLRSPVYDIRELQAMEALQNGQTTSEGGIEGQSAVAASHAMIEKILSEEPRWQDTTYVLGNYKTEQCKKPPRLCRQGYACPYYHNSKDRRRSPRKHKYRSSPCPSVKHGDEWGDPSKCENGDSCQYCHTRTEQQFHPEIYKSTKCNDMQQSGSCPRGPFCAFAHVEQPALSEDLQQSSAVSSPTQTGPVMYMPSAAGDSVPVSPSSPHAPDLSNVWNKSGTLPTSPTSTTILCRNSSLGSPSNICGSPPGAIGKPHSLETIGFPPDSVTAAGSYKKAPGFEREDQVGAEYLKSFKCQQAKMKSHSLEHRSQEQPLLQPKQDILGILPVGSPLTSSISSSITSSLAATPPSPAGTSSIPGMNANALPFYPTSDTVESVIGGSLLQSSAPVNIPGSLGSSASFHSASPSPPVSLSSHFLHQPQGHLSQSESTFLGTSASHGSLGLNGMNSSIWEHFASGSFSPSTSPAFLSGPGAAELARLRQELDEANGTIKQWEESWKQAKQACDAWKKEAEEANDRANTANMECELAREQREALELQVKKLQEELERIHTGQDPQFLRSFSDLETLSLSSLYTLQKQLRANLEKVDKAVFQMQSVKCLKCQEENRVVLPCQHAVLCETCAEEGECPICHPNRPHSLQS